One genomic segment of Drosophila melanogaster chromosome 3L includes these proteins:
- the CG42674 gene encoding uncharacterized protein, isoform A, translated as MGGGFAAPPITLASNQRPVALDQVEIPIPATDMHEKLLEKEGKTERTNLLGRSKDKPPKDKPPKQSKFAERLRRSFRRGDHRSLEIKRQEPTPEELKAKSRATPPPPSTLRSDNNNRLPFALSHLNLPGLGLGVGVGVGGHINPALLLDSPDECTPPEYAYQHLSSVATTNSSTSLESSCELGELSGSQNSVYYWASMGGEVSTSAGAAGADGTAGTGAGTGAGAGAAVPIEGQDRRRLETQNSSRSDQQPITTNASSAPGNSSRSCSLTSDSSSIRLTRLQNFLFKSSNESSRSCQGHSNEGFTVSSHNSSSGEWEQLGAYLSSSSGVGGGHDFQGGSFPEESTPDETDGTLPVETSSSGGGGGYYQYTLTSPNNPFLPEITARTYHSTYGEDGAVEGGEPTTDDLQLDGKYGCAGSRSAQLPTPSYSRAGSQESTHSEGGGPPGPTPSPASSSSSTPGRHRRKLFSLNSPTRLLHHQQQQPPPSGATSASPPSGGSSNDGGGGKFNSASLVRSLNPFLPSVTSPKKAPHKQSAVTSPGCLTPDLSTKREEFLRATMKICLVVSPPNSKLQLKSKSLTHLDGLDSGVVACQQGPPGMATSTASTTATTAGGTGATTGLFATTGAPGSLGRQANVTEKGERTGVCLSPSAPQPSSHASPHHPPTIYTQAPQVVRRMPSLMLSPTLDETTTTASSSCFGTGHPSAGSFHQHQHHHHHHQPTGSVSTASCTATSTTSTHAVPSSKHFQSVGEAAATSSSSTLSPHSATSATLGGGGGGGGAGGGGLTSPVGCSTSSGSTVKKKSSFMKRKKPLLTRSEVSSSEFFSVSFCLDSSQQPDEEFIPATKGVTLLNALSHALRRRNLSFTQITITDNNPTPSFLDAGPSLLPVSVDEQTDVESLAGHHLCITERGSNRKPLQKAASFGSRQPPPRLLPSVSTEETSESGVAPGKQIKQRWSSIFGIKNPQQSQLCELLNSYAKNGVPQRPDSMSFDHPDLVNSLAYLQYMHKSWRDFVNSDSMSESEVKIQTAIWELVTTEVYYIHALQTVTDLFLACLEAVQEEGLLIDVDQARLFSNVRAVCEANIKFWTLWLYPMVAHSAITHEPLRCAFFQEGFLSFASIFAPYKIYCAEQSTCQFYCKELNHNNALFTSYLAWCESQKMCNRLRLADIVVRPMQRLTKYSLLLAAIKKHMSDVEEIEAIDVMMHSVENFVGSVNNHLTMRQENERLKGVMVRIESYDVVDTNNEVLDKMIKQNSQMFDLCAPMRGCPAYHVRHLFMEGDHKFKDNLGKSDVHCFLLTDLLLVCKTIAKRGLGALKVIRQPYLTDQLIVQLAPNNTLNCVYLNEFQVATTAFTLQCTEAKNWYDALWRAKTIYQRLKRGGGGGGSGSGTVGGGDSFRFGGSATSGGTADSLGVRKSPMNSSICSHVSSANNSHSGSVEWNDSRNISVDFEKTNSVSSDEGSSIMTGNHGVNLKGKQQLISGLHKTKMGIIGQMGSKSANTLSVQPMNHLGQSLPNLNMHHSHTVPLRRGMAFSTSTKNPPLRKTRNITSQNSINWHQIPATPTPPSPRSQYQSPGVVCMQKSLPLLLPTNTDEGQGPTQPPPPLQKQLSHQAPLPTTIHNQSSTETDV; from the exons ATGGGTGGTGGCTTTGCGGCGCCACCGATTACACTAGCCAGCAACCAGCGACCAGTGGCTTTGGACCAGGTCGAGATACCCATTCCGGCGACGGATATGCACGAGAAACTCCTGGAGAAGGAAGGCAAGACTGAGAGGACCAATCTGCTGGGCAGGTCCAAGGACAAACCGCCCAAGGACAAGCCGCCCAAGCAGTCGAAGTTCGCGGAGCGCTTGCGGCGCTCCTTCCGCCGCGGCGATCATCGATCCTTAGAGATCAAACGACAGGAACCGACTCCGGAGGAACTGAAGGCTAAGAGTCGGGCCACTCCACCGCCGCCGAGTACTCTGCGCTCGGACAACAATAACCGCCTGCCATTTGCCCTGAGCCACTTGAATTTGCCGGGTCTGGGATtgggagtgggcgtgggtgTCGGTGGACACATCAATCCCGCCCTGCTGCTGGACAGTCCGGACGAGTGCACGCCGCCGGAGTACGCCTATCAGCACCTGAGCAGCGTTGCCACAACCAATTCGAGCACATCTTTGGAGAGCAGTTGCGAACTGGGCGAGCTAAGTGGCTCCCAGAATAGCGTTTACTACTGGGCCTCCATGGGTGGCGAGGTGAGCACATCAGCGGGCGCAGCTGGAGCCGATGGAACTGCAGGAACTGGAGCAGGAACAGGTGCAGGTGCAGGAGCAGCAGTGCCCATCGAAGGCCAAGATAGACGTCGTCTGGAGACGCAAAACAGCAGTCGGAGCGACCAGCAGCCCATCACCACAAACGCTTCCTCAGCGCCTGGGAACAGCAGTAGGAGCTGCAGCCTGACCAGCGATAGCAGCTCCATCCGGCTGACCCGGCTGCAAAACTTCCTCTTCAAGAGCAGCAATGAGAGCTCCAGGAGCTGCCAGGGTCACTCGAACGAGGGATTCACGGTGTCCTCGCACAACTCCTCCTCCGGGGAGTGGGAGCAACTGGGTGCCTATCTCTCCAGCAGCAGTGGCGTGGGTGGTGGCCATGACTTCCAGGGCGGATCCTTTCCCGAGGAGAGCACGCCGGATGAGACGGATGGCACGCTGCCGGTGGAGACAAGTAGcagtggcggcggcggtggctaCTATCAGTACACCCTGACGTCCCCCAACAATCCCTTTCTGCCAGAGATCACGGCGCGCACCTATCACAGCACCTACGGCGAGGATGGAGCCGTGGAGGGCGGCGAGCCAACGACGGATGATCTGCAGCTGGACGGGAAGTATGGCTGTGCGGGCAGTAGGTCCGCCCAGCTACCAACGCCGTCGTACAGTCGAGCAGGATCGCAGGAGTCGACGCACAGCGAGGGAGGAGGGCCGCCTGGGCCAACACCCAGTCCCGCTTCCAGTTCCTCCTCCACGCCAGGTCGGCATCGAAGGAAGCTGTTCAGCCTGAACTCACCCACCCGACTGCttcaccaccagcagcagcagcctccACCGAGTGGAGCCACCTCGGCGTCGCCTCCATCCGGCGGAAGTAGCAATgatggcggcggcggcaaatTCAACTCGGCCAGTCTGGTGCGGAGTCTTAATCCGTTCCTGCCCAGCGTTACGTCGCCGAAGAAGGCGCCGCACAAGCAGTCGGCGGTGACCTCGCCCGGTTGCTTGACCCCTGACCTTAGCACAAAACGCGAGGAGTTCCTCCGGGCCACTATGAAGATCTGCTTGGTCGTCTCTCCGCCCAACAGCAAGCTGCAG CTGAAATCGAAGAGTCTCACGCACTTGGATGGCCTCGACTCGGGTGTGGTGGCCTGCCAGCAAGGTCCTCCGGGAATGGCCACCAGCACCGCCAGCACCACAGCCACCACAGCCGGCGGCACCGGCGCGACCACCGGATTGTTCGCCACCACTGGAGCCCCAGGATCGCTGGGCCGGCAGGCCAATGTG ACTGAGAAGGGTGAACGAACGGGCGTTTGCCTGTCACCCTCGGCACCTCAGCCCTCCTCGCACGCTTCAccgcaccacccacccacaatTTACACGCAGGCACCGCAGGTCGTGCGGCGGATGCCTTCGCTGATGCTCTCACCCACTCTCGATGAAACCACGACGACGGCCAGTTCGTCCTGCTTTGGTACCGGTCACCCCAGTGCCGGATCCTttcaccagcaccagcaccatcaccatcatcatcaaccGACTGGTAGCGTCAGCACCGCCAGCTGCACCGCCACCTCCACCACGTCTACTCATGCTGTACCCTCCTCCAAACACTTTCAGTCTGTTGGCGAGGCGGCGGCCACATCATCGTCCTCGACGCTGAGTCCGCACAGTGCTACATCCGCGACCTTaggcggcggcggaggtggTGGCGGTGCAGGCGGTGGTGGTCTAACCTCCCCGGTTGGCTGCTCCACGTCCTCCGGTTCGACGGTGAAAAAGAAATCCTCGTTCATGAAGCGCAAGAAGCCACTGCTGACGCGCAGCGAG GTATCCAGTTCCGAGTTCTTTTCCGTGTCATTCTGCTTGGACTCGTCGCAGCAACCAGATGAGGAGTTCATTCCGGCAACCAAAGGCGTGACACTACT TAATGCACTCAGCCACGCCTTGCGTAGGCGGAACCTCAGCTTTACACAAATCACCATTACGGACAATAATCCCACGCCCAGTTTTTTAGATGCAG GTCCTTCGCTCCTGCCCGTTTCCGTGGACGAGCAGACCGATGTGGAGAGCCTGGCTGGACACCATCTTTGCATCACAGAACGAGGCAGCAACCGCAAGCCCCTGCAAAAGGCAGCTTCCTTT GGTTCCCGACAACCACCGCCCCGACTCCTGCCCTCCGTCTCCACCGAGGAGACGAGCGAGTCGGGAGTGGCGCCTGGAAAGCAGATCAAGCAGCGGTGGTCCTCCATATTCGGAATCAAGAATCCCCAGCAGAGCCAGCTGTGCGAGCTGCTGAACAGCTATGCCAAGAACGGAGTGCCCCAGCGGCCGGACAGCATGAGCTTTGATCATCCGGACCTGGTCAACTCTTTGGCCTATCTGCAGTATATGCACAAATCGTGGCGGGACTTTGTTAATAGCGATTCGATGAGCGAGTCGGAGGTGAAGATCCAAACGGCCATATGGGAGCTGGTTACCACCGAGGTGTACTACATTCACGCCCTGCAAACAGTGACTGAT TTGTTCCTAGCCTGTTTGGAGGCCGTGCAGGAGGAGGGTCTGCTGATCGACGTGGACCAGGCTCGACTGTTCTCCAATGTGAGGGCTGTGTGCGAGGCGAACATCAAGTTCTGGACACTGTGGCTCTATCCCATGGTGGCACACAGTGCCATCACCCACGAGCCACTGAGATGCGCTTTTTTTCAGGAGGGGTTCCTTTCCTTCGCCTCCATTTTTGCGCCATATAAG ATATACTGTGCGGAGCAGAGCACCTGCCAGTTCTACTGCAAGGAGCTAAACCATAACAATGCCTTATTCACCTCCTACTTGGCGTGGTGCGAGTCGCAGAAGATGTGCAACCGCCTGCGACTCGCGGACATTGTGGTGCGACCCATGCAGCGACTGACCAAGTACAGCCTCCTCCTGGCCGCTATCAAGAAGCACATGAGCGACGTAGAGGAGATCGAGGCCATCGACGTCATGATGCACAGCGTCGAGAACTTTGTGGGCAGTGTGAACAACCACTTGACGATGCGGCAGGAGAACGAGCGACTCAAGGGCGTGATGGTGCGGATCGAGTCCTACGATGTGGTG GACACCAACAACGAGGTGCTGGACAAGATGATCAAGCAGAACAGCCAAATGTTTGACCTCTGTGCTCCGATGCGCGGATGCCCGGCCTACCATGTGCGCCACCTGTTCATGGAGGGCGATCACAAGTTCAAGGACAACCTCGGCAAGTCCGATGTGCACTGCTTCCTGCTCACGGATCTCCTCCTGGTGTGCAAGACGATCGCCAAGCGGGGACTGGGCGCTCTAAAGGTCATCCGGCAGCCGTACCTGACCGACCAGCTAATTGTTCAGCTGGCGCCGAACAATACACTGAACTGTGTGTACCTCAATGAGTTCCAGGTGGCCACCACGGCGTTTACGCTGCAGTGCACCGAGGCCAAGAACTGGTACGACGCCCTGTGGCGGGCCAAGACGATCTACCAAAGACTGAAGcgcggaggcggtggcggcggcagcggaAGTGGAACTGTGGGCGGCGGCGATAGCTTCCGTTTCGGTGGAAGTGCCACCAGCGGCGGCACCGCCGACTCCCTGGGCGTACGCAAGTCGCCGATGAACTCCTCCATCTGTAGCCACGTCTCTAGTGCGAACAACAGCCACAGCGGCAGCGTCGAGTGGAACGACTCCCGCAACATATCCGTCGACTTTGAAAAGACAAACTCGGTGTCCAGCGACGAGGGCTCCAGCATAATGACAG GCAACCACGGAGTGAACCTAAAGGGCAAGCAGCAATTGATCAGTGGTCTGCATAAGACCAAGATGGGCATTATCGGCCAGATGGGCTCCAAATCGGCGAACACGCTCTCCGTGCAGCCAATGAACCATCTGGGCCAGAGCCTGCCCAACCTGAACATGCATCACAGCCACAC AGTTCCCCTGCGTCGTGGCATGGCCTTCTCCACGTCGACGAAGAACCCGCCGCTGCGCAAGACCCGCAATATAACCTCCCAGAACAGTATTAACTGGCACCAGATCCCGGCCACACCCACGCCGCCCAGCCCTAGATCGCAGTACCAGTCGCCAGGAGTGGTGTGCATGCAGAAATCGCTGCCCCTGCTGCTGCCCACAAACACGGATGAGGGTCAAGGGCCCACCcagccaccgccgccgctgcAGAAGCAGCTCTCCCACCAGGCGCCTCTGCCCACCACCATTCACAACCAGTCGAGCACCGAAACGGACGTCTGA
- the CG42674 gene encoding uncharacterized protein, isoform C, whose amino-acid sequence MGGGFAAPPITLASNQRPVALDQVEIPIPATDMHEKLLEKEGKTERTNLLGRSKDKPPKDKPPKQSKFAERLRRSFRRGDHRSLEIKRQEPTPEELKAKSRATPPPPSTLRSDNNNRLPFALSHLNLPGLGLGVGVGVGGHINPALLLDSPDECTPPEYAYQHLSSVATTNSSTSLESSCELGELSGSQNSVYYWASMGGEVSTSAGAAGADGTAGTGAGTGAGAGAAVPIEGQDRRRLETQNSSRSDQQPITTNASSAPGNSSRSCSLTSDSSSIRLTRLQNFLFKSSNESSRSCQGHSNEGFTVSSHNSSSGEWEQLGAYLSSSSGVGGGHDFQGGSFPEESTPDETDGTLPVETSSSGGGGGYYQYTLTSPNNPFLPEITARTYHSTYGEDGAVEGGEPTTDDLQLDGKYGCAGSRSAQLPTPSYSRAGSQESTHSEGGGPPGPTPSPASSSSSTPGRHRRKLFSLNSPTRLLHHQQQQPPPSGATSASPPSGGSSNDGGGGKFNSASLVRSLNPFLPSVTSPKKAPHKQSAVTSPGCLTPDLSTKREEFLRATMKICLVVSPPNSKLQLKSKSLTHLDGLDSGVVACQQGPPGMATSTASTTATTAGGTGATTGLFATTGAPGSLGRQANVTEKGERTGVCLSPSAPQPSSHASPHHPPTIYTQAPQVVRRMPSLMLSPTLDETTTTASSSCFGTGHPSAGSFHQHQHHHHHHQPTGSVSTASCTATSTTSTHAVPSSKHFQSVGEAAATSSSSTLSPHSATSATLGGGGGGGGAGGGGLTSPVGCSTSSGSTVKKKSSFMKRKKPLLTRSEVSSSEFFSVSFCLDSSQQPDEEFIPATKGVTLLNALSHALRRRNLSFTQITITDNNPTPSFLDAGPSLLPVSVDEQTDVESLAGHHLCITERGSNRKPLQKAASFGSRQPPPRLLPSVSTEETSESGVAPGKQIKQRWSSIFGIKNPQQSQLCELLNSYAKNGVPQRPDSMSFDHPDLVNSLAYLQYMHKSWRDFVNSDSMSESEVKIQTAIWELVTTEVYYIHALQTVTDLFLACLEAVQEEGLLIDVDQARLFSNVRAVCEANIKFWTLWLYPMVAHSAITHEPLRCAFFQEGFLSFASIFAPYKIYCAEQSTCQFYCKELNHNNALFTSYLAWCESQKMCNRLRLADIVVRPMQRLTKYSLLLAAIKKHMSDVEEIEAIDVMMHSVENFVGSVNNHLTMRQENERLKGVMVRIESYDVVDTNNEVLDKMIKQNSQMFDLCAPMRGCPAYHVRHLFMEGDHKFKDNLGKSDVHCFLLTDLLLVCKTIAKRGLGALKVIRQPYLTDQLIVQLAPNNTLNCVYLNEFQVATTAFTLQCTEAKNWYDALWRAKTIYQRLKRGGGGGGSGSGTVGGGDSFRFGGSATSGGTADSLGVRKSPMNSSICSHVSSANNSHSGSVEWNDSRNISVDFEKTNSVSSDEGSSIMTGNHGVNLKGKQQLISGLHKTKMGIIGQMGSKSANTLSVQPMNHLGQSLPNLNMHHSHTNNTLLVPGSTTSHSGNMLLSPSHRGISYPPPSPTRVPLRRGMAFSTSTKNPPLRKTRNITSQNSINWHQIPATPTPPSPRSQYQSPGVVCMQKSLPLLLPTNTDEGQGPTQPPPPLQKQLSHQAPLPTTIHNQSSTETDV is encoded by the exons ATGGGTGGTGGCTTTGCGGCGCCACCGATTACACTAGCCAGCAACCAGCGACCAGTGGCTTTGGACCAGGTCGAGATACCCATTCCGGCGACGGATATGCACGAGAAACTCCTGGAGAAGGAAGGCAAGACTGAGAGGACCAATCTGCTGGGCAGGTCCAAGGACAAACCGCCCAAGGACAAGCCGCCCAAGCAGTCGAAGTTCGCGGAGCGCTTGCGGCGCTCCTTCCGCCGCGGCGATCATCGATCCTTAGAGATCAAACGACAGGAACCGACTCCGGAGGAACTGAAGGCTAAGAGTCGGGCCACTCCACCGCCGCCGAGTACTCTGCGCTCGGACAACAATAACCGCCTGCCATTTGCCCTGAGCCACTTGAATTTGCCGGGTCTGGGATtgggagtgggcgtgggtgTCGGTGGACACATCAATCCCGCCCTGCTGCTGGACAGTCCGGACGAGTGCACGCCGCCGGAGTACGCCTATCAGCACCTGAGCAGCGTTGCCACAACCAATTCGAGCACATCTTTGGAGAGCAGTTGCGAACTGGGCGAGCTAAGTGGCTCCCAGAATAGCGTTTACTACTGGGCCTCCATGGGTGGCGAGGTGAGCACATCAGCGGGCGCAGCTGGAGCCGATGGAACTGCAGGAACTGGAGCAGGAACAGGTGCAGGTGCAGGAGCAGCAGTGCCCATCGAAGGCCAAGATAGACGTCGTCTGGAGACGCAAAACAGCAGTCGGAGCGACCAGCAGCCCATCACCACAAACGCTTCCTCAGCGCCTGGGAACAGCAGTAGGAGCTGCAGCCTGACCAGCGATAGCAGCTCCATCCGGCTGACCCGGCTGCAAAACTTCCTCTTCAAGAGCAGCAATGAGAGCTCCAGGAGCTGCCAGGGTCACTCGAACGAGGGATTCACGGTGTCCTCGCACAACTCCTCCTCCGGGGAGTGGGAGCAACTGGGTGCCTATCTCTCCAGCAGCAGTGGCGTGGGTGGTGGCCATGACTTCCAGGGCGGATCCTTTCCCGAGGAGAGCACGCCGGATGAGACGGATGGCACGCTGCCGGTGGAGACAAGTAGcagtggcggcggcggtggctaCTATCAGTACACCCTGACGTCCCCCAACAATCCCTTTCTGCCAGAGATCACGGCGCGCACCTATCACAGCACCTACGGCGAGGATGGAGCCGTGGAGGGCGGCGAGCCAACGACGGATGATCTGCAGCTGGACGGGAAGTATGGCTGTGCGGGCAGTAGGTCCGCCCAGCTACCAACGCCGTCGTACAGTCGAGCAGGATCGCAGGAGTCGACGCACAGCGAGGGAGGAGGGCCGCCTGGGCCAACACCCAGTCCCGCTTCCAGTTCCTCCTCCACGCCAGGTCGGCATCGAAGGAAGCTGTTCAGCCTGAACTCACCCACCCGACTGCttcaccaccagcagcagcagcctccACCGAGTGGAGCCACCTCGGCGTCGCCTCCATCCGGCGGAAGTAGCAATgatggcggcggcggcaaatTCAACTCGGCCAGTCTGGTGCGGAGTCTTAATCCGTTCCTGCCCAGCGTTACGTCGCCGAAGAAGGCGCCGCACAAGCAGTCGGCGGTGACCTCGCCCGGTTGCTTGACCCCTGACCTTAGCACAAAACGCGAGGAGTTCCTCCGGGCCACTATGAAGATCTGCTTGGTCGTCTCTCCGCCCAACAGCAAGCTGCAG CTGAAATCGAAGAGTCTCACGCACTTGGATGGCCTCGACTCGGGTGTGGTGGCCTGCCAGCAAGGTCCTCCGGGAATGGCCACCAGCACCGCCAGCACCACAGCCACCACAGCCGGCGGCACCGGCGCGACCACCGGATTGTTCGCCACCACTGGAGCCCCAGGATCGCTGGGCCGGCAGGCCAATGTG ACTGAGAAGGGTGAACGAACGGGCGTTTGCCTGTCACCCTCGGCACCTCAGCCCTCCTCGCACGCTTCAccgcaccacccacccacaatTTACACGCAGGCACCGCAGGTCGTGCGGCGGATGCCTTCGCTGATGCTCTCACCCACTCTCGATGAAACCACGACGACGGCCAGTTCGTCCTGCTTTGGTACCGGTCACCCCAGTGCCGGATCCTttcaccagcaccagcaccatcaccatcatcatcaaccGACTGGTAGCGTCAGCACCGCCAGCTGCACCGCCACCTCCACCACGTCTACTCATGCTGTACCCTCCTCCAAACACTTTCAGTCTGTTGGCGAGGCGGCGGCCACATCATCGTCCTCGACGCTGAGTCCGCACAGTGCTACATCCGCGACCTTaggcggcggcggaggtggTGGCGGTGCAGGCGGTGGTGGTCTAACCTCCCCGGTTGGCTGCTCCACGTCCTCCGGTTCGACGGTGAAAAAGAAATCCTCGTTCATGAAGCGCAAGAAGCCACTGCTGACGCGCAGCGAG GTATCCAGTTCCGAGTTCTTTTCCGTGTCATTCTGCTTGGACTCGTCGCAGCAACCAGATGAGGAGTTCATTCCGGCAACCAAAGGCGTGACACTACT TAATGCACTCAGCCACGCCTTGCGTAGGCGGAACCTCAGCTTTACACAAATCACCATTACGGACAATAATCCCACGCCCAGTTTTTTAGATGCAG GTCCTTCGCTCCTGCCCGTTTCCGTGGACGAGCAGACCGATGTGGAGAGCCTGGCTGGACACCATCTTTGCATCACAGAACGAGGCAGCAACCGCAAGCCCCTGCAAAAGGCAGCTTCCTTT GGTTCCCGACAACCACCGCCCCGACTCCTGCCCTCCGTCTCCACCGAGGAGACGAGCGAGTCGGGAGTGGCGCCTGGAAAGCAGATCAAGCAGCGGTGGTCCTCCATATTCGGAATCAAGAATCCCCAGCAGAGCCAGCTGTGCGAGCTGCTGAACAGCTATGCCAAGAACGGAGTGCCCCAGCGGCCGGACAGCATGAGCTTTGATCATCCGGACCTGGTCAACTCTTTGGCCTATCTGCAGTATATGCACAAATCGTGGCGGGACTTTGTTAATAGCGATTCGATGAGCGAGTCGGAGGTGAAGATCCAAACGGCCATATGGGAGCTGGTTACCACCGAGGTGTACTACATTCACGCCCTGCAAACAGTGACTGAT TTGTTCCTAGCCTGTTTGGAGGCCGTGCAGGAGGAGGGTCTGCTGATCGACGTGGACCAGGCTCGACTGTTCTCCAATGTGAGGGCTGTGTGCGAGGCGAACATCAAGTTCTGGACACTGTGGCTCTATCCCATGGTGGCACACAGTGCCATCACCCACGAGCCACTGAGATGCGCTTTTTTTCAGGAGGGGTTCCTTTCCTTCGCCTCCATTTTTGCGCCATATAAG ATATACTGTGCGGAGCAGAGCACCTGCCAGTTCTACTGCAAGGAGCTAAACCATAACAATGCCTTATTCACCTCCTACTTGGCGTGGTGCGAGTCGCAGAAGATGTGCAACCGCCTGCGACTCGCGGACATTGTGGTGCGACCCATGCAGCGACTGACCAAGTACAGCCTCCTCCTGGCCGCTATCAAGAAGCACATGAGCGACGTAGAGGAGATCGAGGCCATCGACGTCATGATGCACAGCGTCGAGAACTTTGTGGGCAGTGTGAACAACCACTTGACGATGCGGCAGGAGAACGAGCGACTCAAGGGCGTGATGGTGCGGATCGAGTCCTACGATGTGGTG GACACCAACAACGAGGTGCTGGACAAGATGATCAAGCAGAACAGCCAAATGTTTGACCTCTGTGCTCCGATGCGCGGATGCCCGGCCTACCATGTGCGCCACCTGTTCATGGAGGGCGATCACAAGTTCAAGGACAACCTCGGCAAGTCCGATGTGCACTGCTTCCTGCTCACGGATCTCCTCCTGGTGTGCAAGACGATCGCCAAGCGGGGACTGGGCGCTCTAAAGGTCATCCGGCAGCCGTACCTGACCGACCAGCTAATTGTTCAGCTGGCGCCGAACAATACACTGAACTGTGTGTACCTCAATGAGTTCCAGGTGGCCACCACGGCGTTTACGCTGCAGTGCACCGAGGCCAAGAACTGGTACGACGCCCTGTGGCGGGCCAAGACGATCTACCAAAGACTGAAGcgcggaggcggtggcggcggcagcggaAGTGGAACTGTGGGCGGCGGCGATAGCTTCCGTTTCGGTGGAAGTGCCACCAGCGGCGGCACCGCCGACTCCCTGGGCGTACGCAAGTCGCCGATGAACTCCTCCATCTGTAGCCACGTCTCTAGTGCGAACAACAGCCACAGCGGCAGCGTCGAGTGGAACGACTCCCGCAACATATCCGTCGACTTTGAAAAGACAAACTCGGTGTCCAGCGACGAGGGCTCCAGCATAATGACAG GCAACCACGGAGTGAACCTAAAGGGCAAGCAGCAATTGATCAGTGGTCTGCATAAGACCAAGATGGGCATTATCGGCCAGATGGGCTCCAAATCGGCGAACACGCTCTCCGTGCAGCCAATGAACCATCTGGGCCAGAGCCTGCCCAACCTGAACATGCATCACAGCCACAC TAACAATACTCTGCTCGTGCCCGGCTCCACGACGAGCCACTCGGGCAACATGTTGTTGTCGCCCAGCCACCGCGGCATTTCCTACCCGCCGCCGAGCCCAACGAG AGTTCCCCTGCGTCGTGGCATGGCCTTCTCCACGTCGACGAAGAACCCGCCGCTGCGCAAGACCCGCAATATAACCTCCCAGAACAGTATTAACTGGCACCAGATCCCGGCCACACCCACGCCGCCCAGCCCTAGATCGCAGTACCAGTCGCCAGGAGTGGTGTGCATGCAGAAATCGCTGCCCCTGCTGCTGCCCACAAACACGGATGAGGGTCAAGGGCCCACCcagccaccgccgccgctgcAGAAGCAGCTCTCCCACCAGGCGCCTCTGCCCACCACCATTCACAACCAGTCGAGCACCGAAACGGACGTCTGA